CCTTCGGAATATCTACAGGCTCTGGCTCAATATTCGGCTCTTCGGCAGGAATATTTTGAGCCGCTGGTTCTACTACTGGCGTTATCGATTCAAACTCGATATTTGAAGGCTCCTGTTTAACCTCTTCAAGTTTTGGCTTGATAGGTTTTAGTTCAGGCTCAATTGTTATCGGCTCTGGCTCAACAGCGATAGGTTCTGGTTCAATTATCTTCTCAGTTGGAATTTTAGGTTCTGAAAGTTTAACATTTGAAATTTCATCCTCATGAGCAGAAACACTTGAAGTATCAGGCTTCGAAGCTTTAGCGATAGGAATTTCAGACTCGGTTTTAACGGCTACAGGAATTTCTTCTTCTACGCTTGGAATTTCAACCTTTTTGGCAGGCTCTTGCACCTTGGCGCTCGGTTTGATATCCGAAAGATCGATATCTATATCAGGAATTTCAATCTCAGCCTTAGGCGTCTCAACCTTAGCCTTTGGAATTTCTACTTTCGCAGGCTCAGCCTTTACTTCTTCCTCTTTTTTGATCTTAGGAAGCTCTATTTCGATATCGGAAAGATCAATGCTAGGAGTTTCGGCTTTAGGAGCCTGGGTCTGAGTCGCATGTGTTTTGAGCCCCACAAAATCATCAGGGATTTCCAAAGATATAGGCTCATCGATATCGGCCTGGGCATCCTTTGTGCTTGAAGGCTCTACCTTTGGCTTTTCTGTGTGCGGGATTACTATTTCAGGAATATCAATATCGATCTTTGGTGATTCAGGCTCTGTCTTTTCAATCTTAATATCACTCATAGGCTCGATATCTATAGGCTTAATGACCGGTTCTTCTGCTTTAGGAGCTTCTTTTTTGAGCTCCTGAGCAATACTAGGCTTACTAACAGCCTCCTCTTTATGCGTAGAATGAACTTCTGTATCATGCGTACGCCTTCTGCTTTGCAAGATAGCGCGTAGCTCGTCTGCCGACGAAGTAGTAGCATGTCGTAATTCATCGAGCTTGTTGATGATAGGTCTTTCTTTTACTACCGGTTCTTCCATAATCATTTCATCAGCGACGATAGGCTTTTCTACCTCGGCATCCAGCTTAATCTCATGCGTCTGTGGAGCAAAATCCGATCTACTTAGAGCAATTCCGGATTTTGAAATTTTATCTAGCGTCTTAACGAATTTAGTTAAATTAAAAGGCTCTGTGAGGGTAAAAATTTTAGAATTTGAAATACTAATACTTTGAAGCTCTTTTGGCTTAAGAGTTAAGATCGTAGGCATACTCAATATATCGCTAACCTCGCCGTAATTCTTAAATCTAGTGATAAGGGCGTCATATTTGTTATTATTTTGCGCTGAGCGGAACTGTGCGTTCGTATTAAATATCGAAATTTTACCGCCTAGCTTGCTGATATAGTTTTTAACGATATCGTTATACATCGTATCGGCGCTATCAGCTAAAAGCGCGAAATTTAGCCCTTTGATGCTTTCAAATACTGCGTCCGCATCAGTCTTTTGAGTCTCTTTAAAAGCAAGGGTGAAGTAAAATCTAGTACCCTTTCCTACGGTAGATTTGACCTGAAGCTTACCGCCCATCATCGCTACGTATTTAGACGAAATCGTAAGTCCAAGACCCGTTCCACCATATTTGCGTGTGATTGTAGAGTCGGCCTGAGAGAAGGCGTTAAATACATTTGCGAGCTTGTCTTCAGAAATTCCAATGCCGGTATCTTCTACGCTAAACGTTACGATCGCCTCTCCTGGAGCTTTGCTAGGCTCCCTTAAAATTTCAACCACGATAGTGCCGTGCTCAGGCGTAAATTTGACAGCATTTGACATGAGGTTGATAAGAACCTCTTTGATCTTCGTGATGTCTCCGTATAGGTGGTGCACGAGTGTAGGATCGATGTAAAGCAAGATGTCGATATTCTTTTCGGCAGCCTTGGCGACATAAATTTCAACTGCACTTTCGAAATCTTGGATAGGATTAAATAAAATATCCTCAAGCTCGACCTTATTGCTCTCGATCTTAGAGACATCCAAAATGTTATTAATGATCGTTAGAAGGTTTTCGGACGATTTTTCGATGGTATCAACATAATCGCGCTTCTCCTCATCCAAATCGGTATTTTTAAGAAGCTCCGTAAAGCCGATGATGCCGTTAAGCGGCGTCCTGATCTCGTGAGACATATTGGCTAAAAAGATCGATTTTGCCTTGTTGGCATCCTCCGCAGCGCCCTTTTGATACGCAATCAGATCAAGCGCATCCTCGATAAGCGAATACGCCTTGTTAACACCCTCACTAGTCCTAACGTCGATATGCTCGTGCTGATTCGTCAAATCGCCAATTCGGCTAAGCACGTTGCCGAGGTCGGTAACGTTCTGTCTTAAACGTCTTGTAATACCCAAGGCAAAAACGACCAAAATAGCCGCTAAAACCCATATGCCAAGAGCGATAAATAGGTTTCTTAGCCTTTGCGCTAGGTAAGTATCGGCATGCGTCGCAAGCTCAGCATTGATCTTTTCAGAAATTTCACTTAACTTTTTATATTTAAGTGTAGTAGAGGCAAACCACTCTTGAAAAGGCACGCTATAGTGTCCCTCGTCCGCTTCTTGCTGTAATGTGGCTGAAATTTTAGCAGTCTCTCTTAATGCGTTTTGAAATTCCTCTCCGTCTAGAATTTTTAAAATCGCGGCTCTAGCATCCGATTCCGGCAAGAAGTAGTAATTAGGAAGCGAACTAGATAGGTTGAAGCTAGCCCAAGTCCTTAGCTGCGCCTGATTCATCGCCTTGCTGCCGATAATGTATTCGATAATATAGTCGCGCTCCGATGCAGTGGCATCCATCGCCTCATAAGTATTAAGCAACGAAACCGTCCAAACGGTGATATTTGAGCTTACAAGACCCTCTCTTAGCACTCGTTGGATTGTTTTTACGTCATCGTCGAATTTTTGAAAATATGAACTGAAAAGCTCACCGAAGCTTTTGCTTTGAGCATCGACATCCCTTCTTACCTGCGGAAGTTTGTCTAATAAACCGTCTATATCGGTCTCGGCAGCCAAAAGCTCGTCATTACCGGTGCCGTAAGCGAAAATATCAAAAATAGTCTTTTTTACGACATTTTCACTGATATTTTTGCTTTCTTTGTACTTTGCAAGCGCATCGTCGGTTTTTTTGCGTTGACCCGATAGAAGGGTTCCCATACCGGGGTTTCCCTCGCTACCCAAAAACGCCGAAGTGATACCGCGCTCTTTATCTACCTGCTCTACTAACGCTGCGAGATTGCTGTTTTTAGCAATCTGCTGCTGCAAAATTCCCACTCTGGCGTAATCCTGCAAAGAGATAAACAAGAAATATGATGCAAACGCGAAAATCAAAAGTAACGGGATACCGCTAACAAGTCTCAAAGCACTTGTAGTATTTAAATTCATACAAAATCCTTCAAAGCGCAGCTTACGCGACGTTAAATTTTATTCAACCGGAGAAACGAAGTCGCTTCCGTCACGCTAGGCGGAGACGATTTAGCCGTCCTGCAAAGTTAATGGGTGATTTTACTAAACAAATCTTTAAATATAGCTTTTTGCGTTAGGTTTTCGTTAATGATTGTTTAAAATTTTTTCGGCGGTTTGGATATTCGTAAGCGATCTGATCTCATCGAAGCTCGCCGCATAAATGCTCTCAAAATCGCCGTAAAAGTCCAAAAGCTTCTTCAAGCTCCCCTTGCTAACGCCCAAGCTTAGCAGCTTTGAGCTTTGCAGATCGAGCTTTCGTTTGCTCTTTTGGTGAAACGAGATCGCAAAGCGGTGCGCTTCATCGCGCAAGCGCTGAAAAAACTGCAACTTTTTATCGTCCGTCGGCAGCGAAAAAATCCCGCCCTTCGTGCAAATTTTATCTTTCGCAGCCCCCTTTGCGCGGTGAGCTTTAGCGTCGATCTTTTCTTTTGAGATAGCGATTATATCGACGTTTGCTCCGACGCTACAGATTATTTCCTCCGCCAAGTTTAGCAAAGCCGTTCCGCCGTCGATGAGCCACAGATCGGGCGCTGCAAGCTCATCAAATTTAAGCGCGCGGCTAGTTAGGTACTCGCGCATCTGATCGTAGTCGTTATTTGAGCTAAGGTGCTTGTGGCGGTAATTTTGCTTGTTAAACTCGCCGTCTTGAAAGCTTATCATAGCTCCCACGGGCGCGGCGCCGAACATATGCGAATTGTCGAAAACTTCGATATTTACCGGCAAATTCGTAAGATCAAAATAATCCTTCAGCTCCTGCAAAAATGCGTAATCGTGCGTTTTTAGATGTTTTTTGATATTGATCTCGCAGTTTTGATGTGCGATCTCGCAAATTTTACGCTTCTCGCCGATTTTCGGCGCGTAAATTTTAAAGGCTCTTTCGTGGCGTTTGGATAAAATTTCGCACACCAGATCCGCATCGTCAAACTCATCGTAAACGTAAATTTTAGCGCACGCCACGGGAGCTGCGGCAGGAAAAGCGCTTAAGATCATCTGCTTGTAAGCGTTTGCGATATCATCGGCGCTTGGGGCTTTGCAGTTGATTATATGCGAGCTTGAAGCTGAAATTTTGCCCTCACGTATGCTAAAATGCACGGCGCAGACGAGCCCGTCGCGCGCGGCAATCGCAAAGACCTCGAAATCGTCGAGCTTTGCCAGATCGACCTCGACCTTTACGTTCATCTGTTTTAAAATTTCAATCTTATCTCGGATCTGCGCGGCTTCCTCGAAATTTTCGCTCTGCGCGAGCCGAGCCATCCGATCCTGAAGCTGTGGCACCATCTTTTGCGGATTTTTCAGAGCCGCAAGCGCGCTCTGCACGATACGCGCGTAATCCTGCTTTGAAATTTTATCCTCGCACGGAGCGGCGCAGCGCCCGATCTGGTGGAACAAACAGGCCTTCTTGCCCTTGACGCAATTTTTCTTCTGCACGAGCGGAAACTGCATGTAAAGCGTCTGTAAAATTTCCTTCGCGCCGTGAAAATAAGGACCGAAGTATCTAATGTTTCTGCCCTTTACGATCTTTCGCGTAATCTCAAAGCGCGGAAAATCGTCGTCTAAATTTACGTAGATATATGGATAGGTCTTATCGTCGCGCAGCAGGATGTTGTATTTAGGCTTTAGCTGCTTGATGAAGGAATTTTCTAGGATCAGCGCGTCGCTCTCGCTGGGCGTTACGATGTATTCTAAATGCGCCGCCTCGCTTATCATCTTGGCGATGCGCGCGCTTAGGCGAGGACTCGGAGCGAGAGCGGGCGTGAAAGAAAAGTAGCTTTTGACGCGATTTTTTAAAATTTTTGCCTTGCCAACGTATAGCAGCTTGCCCGCGGCGTCGAAGTATTGATACACGCCCGGTGCGGTAGGCAGGCTCTTAATCTCCTCTATTAGCAAGGATCAACCCTCTTATCTCTTCAAAAATTTTATAAATTTGCGGATCTTGGATTTTGTTTTTGAATCCTCCGTTAGAGCGCTCGGGCGAGAAAATTTCGCTGCTTCGGCGCGCACTCATTTTAAAGGCTTGCGCGCGTCTTTTATTCATCAACCTGCTTGCGACAAAAATTTTAACCTCGCGAACGCCGCAAAGCTCCGCCGTCTCTCTAGCGGCTACGAATCGCTTTAATACGTCTTTTATTAAATTTATATTACTATCGCGTTTTAGTTCGCAAAGCCCAGCCGGATGCTTCGCGGCTATCATCAAAATGCCATCTTTGACGTAGATGAAAGCGATCAGCCTTTGCCAACTAAGCGGCAAAATCGCTAAAAACTCGCCTCTTTCTCGCATCTTGGCATATAAAGGATCTTTTCTGATATGAGCGATTATTTCTCTTGCATTTTCCATAGACGGATTTTAGCATTTTTTATCTTAGTTTTGCTTAGCGGCTGCGGATACAAAGCACCGCCTTTTTACTCAGACGCGGATAAGCAAACCGCGAATGCAGAAGCATCCGCCACGGATGGCAACAAAACAAACGACACGAAAGGCGGCGTTAGAATTTTACGCGATAAATAGCCTACTTTTAGCTTTGCTTTGTTATACTTTTAAAAATTTTTACAAAGGAATTTCATGCAAACGGCAGACATTTTAGTGCTGGACTTCGGCTCTCAATACACCCAGCTGATCGCTAGGCGCTTGCGCGAACAAGGCGTTTACACCGAGCTGATCGCATACGACGCACCGATCGATAAGATAAAAGCAAAAAACCCCAAAGGCCTTATTTTAAGCGGCGGACCCGCTAGCGTTTACGCCAAAGATGCGTATTTTTGCGATGATAGAATTTTTGAGCTTGGAATTCCAATTTTAGGTATCTGCTACGGCATGCAGCTCATCGCGCATAAATTTGGCGCTAGCGTCGTGCCTGCGGGTAAAAAAGAGTATGGCAAAGCCTCTTTGAAACTGCTTCGCGCTAGCAGGCTATTTGGCGGCGTGGAGGATAACTCTACTGTCTGGATGAGCCACTCGGACAAGGTCGAGAGCCTGCCGGATGGCTTTGAGGTGATGGCAAGCTCGGATGAAAGTGAGTGGTGCGTATTCGGCGACGAGACCCGTAAAATTTACGCGCTGCAATTTCACCCCGAGGTTTGTCACAGCGAGTTTGGCGATAGAATTTTAAAAAATTTCGCTAAAGAGATCTGTGGAATAACCAGCACTTGGAATATGGGTAGCTTCGCCAAAGAGCAGATGATCAAAATAAAAGAGCGCGTAGGCAGCGCCAAAGTACTTTGCGCGGTAAGCGGTGGCGTGGATAGCTCGGTCGTAGCGGCGCTTTTGGCGCATGCGGTGCCGCAGAGCCTGATAGCGGTTTTCGTCGATAACGGCCTGCTCCGCACTGGCGAGCGCAAGGCGGTAGAGGAGATGTTTAGACTAAAACTCGGCGTGAGCTTAGACGTGATCGATGCTAGCGAGCTATTTTTAAGCAGGTTAAAAGGGGTGGTCGATCCGGAGCAAAAACGCAAAATCATCGGCGCGACCTTCATTGAAGTTTTCAGCAAAGAAGCGGCAAAACACAAAAACGTAAAATTTCTAGCCCAGGGTACGCTCTATACCGACATCATCGAAAGCTCCGTCGCAGGCTCAAGCAAGACGATCAAAAGCCATCACAACGTAGGCGGCCTGCCTAAGGATATGAAATTTGAACTGATCGAGCCTTTGCGCGAAATTTTTAAAGACGAGGTGCGCCAGCTGGGGCTTGAGCTAGGTCTTTCGCGCGAAGTCGTTTTCCGCCATCCGTTCCCGGGTCCGGGTCTTGCGATCCGCATAATGGGCGAGGTAAATACGCCGAGTCTCGAGCTGCTGCGCAAAGCCGACGTGATCCTACGCGACGAGCTAAAATCAAGCGGCTGGTATAACAAAACGTGGCAGGCGTTTTGCGTGCTGCTAAACGTGCACTCCGTCGGCGTCATGGGCGATAACCGCACCTACGAAAACGCCGTGTGCATACGCGTAGTGGACGCTAGCGACGGCATGACGGCTAGCTTCTCGCGCCTGCCTTACGACCTGCTAGAAAACGTCTCTCGCCGCATCATAAACGAAGTGGACGGCATCAACCGCGTAGTTTACGACATCTCGAGCAAACCGCCTGCAACGATAGAGTGGGAGTAAAAGGAAGAGATTTTCGGTGATATTATGAAAAATATGTTGAGTTGATAATTTGAAAATATTGTTAAGTTTTCTGATATGGATTATGGAGCAGAAATGAATAATACGAAAAATAGATATTCGGAAGTGAATTTATTAGAGAAAATAGATTCAACTGACATTGATTTAGAGATGGAAACAGAGTCTGAAGTTGACCTAAACGAAGATGATAAACGAAAACTTTATGTTGATAAAGTTGATAAGTCTACTTCAGATTTATTTAGAATGATAGTTGAAGGCGAGCTAAATTTGCAGCCCGACTACCAAAGAAGATTTGTTTGGGATAAAAGAACAATGTCTAAGTTTATTGAATCTCTATTGCTGTCAATACCGATTCCAACTATTTTTTTAGCGGAAAATGGTGATGATACATTTGAGGTTATTGATGGGCAACAGCGACTTACTACTATATTTTCTTTTATGAAATCCAAATTGGTTGTCAATGAAATTGAAAAGTTACCAACTAATTTACGCGATTTGGATATTTTGGTGCTAAATGGCTTAGAAACTTTAAAGCAATTCAATAAAAAAAATTACTATGATATGGTTGAAATGCAAAGAAAATTTAATAATGTTTCACTCCCAGTTGTAATCATAAAAAAGGATTCGACAGAAGATATTAAATACGATATATTTTCAAGAATAAATAGCGGTTCGATAAAATTAAACAACCAAGAGTTGCTCAACGTTATGTATCGCGGAAAATTAATAGACTCATTAAATACTGCATCGCAAGAAAAAAGTGTTGATAAACTATTCGGAAGCAGACCGGTTCTCAAAAAACGATTTGGATACCACGAGATTCTACTAAGAGCCAAAGTTATGGAGGGTTTTGTTGATGGTTTTGATTGGACATTAAAGGAAATAAAAGTAGAAAATAAAAATTATTTAAATAAAGAATACCGTACTTACAATGGTAGACTTAATACGGCAATATTGGAATATCTTAAAGAGTATAGAAATGATATGAAAGAAGCCTTAAATTTAACAAACTTTATTAAAGATTCTATAAATAAAGTTAATACTGTATTTGGAAATGATGCTTTTATTAGAATCAATAAGATCGGCTCTACAAGTATTAATAAAACAATTGCTGAGCTACAATTGGTAGTTTTATCGAAATTTAGTATGGACGAAGTAGTAAAAAATAAGAGTAAGATAAAAAAATCATTCGAGGATTTTTTAAAAGATAGTGATGAAAATATTTTCTTGAGAGCTACAAATAATACAACAAATGTTGAAAAAAGGTATGAATGGGGAAAAAATCTTTCTAGTATTTTAAACGAGGCGTAATTCGTGCTTTCTGAAATTAATAAAAAATATCAATCGTATAAGGATATATACAATAAGATTCTGCCTAGCTTGGATGGGGAAGTAAATTCGGAGTTGGCAAAAAATTTATTGAAAAACTCATTGTACTTGTCCGTTTTTACTACATTTGAAAACTTCTTAAAAGATCTTATAGATAATTATATTTACAATAAAGAAAAGGTAGGTGTAAAATTTACAGATCTATCAGAGAGAATTGCTCATTTAATATTTTCCGATAAAGAGTTGCAAATTAAGTTTATATTTGAAGATAAAAATAAAGATAAGAATAAGTCTTTTGATGCTTTTTTTAAATTACTAAAAGAAAATATTAACAAGAAAACGTTAGAAAGACATATACATTTTGAATTTTTACATAAAGATAAACTAAATGGATATTATAAGGATTTATTTCAAGAAATCTTGGGTGACAGTGAGTTTTTAAGCAATCTAGAGCTTACGCAAAATATTGATAATTTTGATGGTTCATTAAGTAGAAAAATTGAAAGTGATGCGGCTACTTTTTTACATGAATATACAGACAAAATAAGAAACAATATAGCTCATGTAAATGAAAAATTTAAAGTTGGTGAATACTCATCGTTTGAAGATATTGTAGATGCTTTTTATTATATTATTGTAGCGATCAATAAAAAGTATAAAACTAATACCGGATTTGATCTAGAAGAAAAAGTTAAAGTTAATATTTTAGATAATGTGTGAAATGAATAAATAGGCCATATTTGGCAATAAAGGTATTTGTTTTATGTAGCGTGCATAAACAACATTAATAAACCGACTCAAATTTGCCAAAAAGAGATAACTATTATCAATAAATCCTCCGAAAATTTTCGCTACAATGACGCGTAAATTTACGAAAGGAAGAAAAATGAGTAAAATTTACAATCTAAACGCCGACACGAAAGTCGTCGCAAAAAGCGTCGTTAGCAAGAGATTTTTGATTGCGGAAACACTCACGTTGAGGTGTTTGTCTTTAACGATGCCAAGAGCAAGATCTGATTAGCGCGGAACAAAAGTATCGGTAAGAGACGTCAGATAAATATAGCGCAATTGCTTTAAATTTAAAATATGCTGCCCACAAAATCTGTGCGACATAGAAATTCAACCACTTATCAGCACGCGACCGTGAATTAATTAAAGAGAATAAACCGCGTAAACGATCGAAATTTGTGCGGATAAATTTGCCCGCAAAACACGGCTCAAATGTCGATTAAATTCGGTACTGAGCACCGCGCAAATAGCGTAAATTAAAAGATTAGCATGCGCGCCGATAAAACCCGCTAGCGCAAATTAAAGTAATAAATCGCGCTGTGTTCTTTATGTACTAAGGAGAATAGGTAATTAAAATTTATGACCCTAGCGTACAATAGTTATTGCGCATTCTTTACGCGCATACAAAAGGAGTGACGGATGAAAATTTTGTGGCAAAGCAGGCTTCAAAACAGGCTTCGCGATATCGGCGAAAACGTCCTAATAAAGGGCGATCGCGCATTTTACATAGGCGATAACGACGAGCAAAAGCAGATGAAGCTTAGAAAATTCTCGCTCGCAAGCGGCGAGCAGCTTGCCGGCGCGCCTTTTCGCGATTTTACCCGTGCTGCGACCTTTGACGATGACGGCCACACGCTCGTAGTTTTGGGCTTTGTAGACACGATTTATAAATTTAACGCCTCGGATCTCGCGCTCATCACAAAGCACAAAAAGGGCGTGCTAAAATACGGCAATTTTATCGCGCTAAGTAGCAAGGGTGGCGATAAAAAGGCTATCACGGCAACCGACGACACGCTTTTTATTTACGATTTTAAGGCGCAGACGGGCACGCGAAAGCGATTAAGGGGCTGCGCGGCGATTTTTAAGCAAGATGAGCTAAATTTCTTGATTTTTACGCGCTCGGGTCAAATTTACGGCTTAAATTTGAGCAGTTGCGAGCTTAAAATCATCGCTAAAGCTTGCCCTATGACGCAGGCACAGCGCGTAAAAGGCGGATATTGCATTCGCGCGGGCGAGGCAGACAAAAACGGCGAAATAGAGGGCGCTAACGAGCTTGTTTTTACGGACGCGAATTTTAACGTTAAATTCCGCGTGGAGCTGGACTTTGATTTCGATAGATTCGAGCTTGCCGCGGACAGATCAGACGGCTGGCGCGGGCACTTTATAAACGAGCCGAATGAGCTGAGGGTTCTTGATCTGCGTAGAGAGGCGGGCGGCTTCGAGCACGGCAAAACGGGCGACCTCGAGAGCGGCGAGCGCGACGGCTCCGGCGAATTTACGCAGGGCGAGGCGAGCAAATCCAGGTGCGAAGCAATGGATAAATTTGAGTACGACGAGCCCTTTAAATTTAAACTCGGCGAGCAGGTCCAATACCTCGCAGCAAAGCCTGTGCTAGCGCATAAATTTAAACAAAAGGGTGCGAGAATTTTAGGCGTCGTTACGGCTGCTTCTTGCCGGGCTGCGAGCGCAAAATACGAAGTGGAGCAAGCTGGTGCATTTGAGGGGCAAAATTTAGCGTCCAGAGGCGGCCGCGGTATTGAAAACCGTGAATATTCACTCCTCGCTCCCGGTAAAAATGAAAAACGTAGGCATAGCGCGCCTGAGTGCGCCCGCGATCTCGTACTAGTCGATAACGCTTACGACGAGGACGCGGAGCGAATTTTAACCTGCTATGAGATCTAAGCCATAGTCCATTCAAGCACGCACATATTCCTGATTTAAAATTTGCAGCTATTATTTCACGCCTTTAATTAAGGTAGGTTTGCTAAAAATTTTGCAAAAATTTTATATAGAATTCTACCAAGACGCGGAAATACCCGTTTAAAAATTCTACGACATACAGGTGAGACCGTTGCAAAAAATCGCGGCTCGGCGATAAATACGGCGCAATGACAAGGACAAATCTCAACGCCCTAAGTGCGAGCAAATTTAAAGCGCAATCTCAAAGAGGCATGCACAAAATTTATCCCGAGCAGCGGGCTAAATTTTATGACTCGCGCGCCCGCACCCTATCAAATTAAAATTTCAGATCAACGACGATGAGTACGGCGCGACCGCGCCCTTTCGCCGCTATCAGCACTTGACGTTTTTTGCCTTGCTATCTTGCATCGCGCGGAAAAATTCCGCCCTACTTAGCGGGATTTCGTCAGGATGGGCGCTTCTGAAATGGCGCAGATAGCCCTCGTAATCGCCGAGCCCGATGAGCGGCGCAAATGCGGCATCCGCGCGCGCCAAAAACCTCGCCACGGCCTTCGGGGCTGCGAGCGGATTAAATTTAAACTTTTTCATAAACGCCCCTATCCACGTACTCGCTTTCTGCTAGCTTGAAATATCCCTCGCTCGCGCCGCCTTTTGAAATTTTAAGGCACATTCGGATCGTTTGGGCGATGACGATGATCGTAACGACGACGAAAAGAGCGCATAGCGCGGCGTCGATGACGTTATTTCTGATGATGGCCTGCGCCTTTTCGATCGCGGCGGGATCGCTTAGGCTAGCAAACTTGGCGGCGGTATTTTGCGCGATAGCCACGTGGCTTACCGCGTCGTGCACGCGCTCGCCGTTAGCCGGCATAAGCTTTAAGATCGCCGCATAAAGCGTGGTTATAAGCACCCAAATCGCAGGAGCGATCGTGACGAAGGCGTATTTTTGCTTGCCCATTTTAAAAAGCACCACCGTCGCAAGCAGCAGCGCGATGCCCGCGAGCATCTGATTGGACGCGCCGAAAAGCGGCCACAGCGTGTAAATTCCGCCCATAGGATCGGTAACGCCGCTGTAGAGCAGATAGCCCCAGCCCGCCACGCAGATCACCGTCGCGATGATGCCGTAGAGAAAATTTTTAGTATCGGAAAAGGGCTTATAGACATTGCCTAAAATTTCTTGCACCATAAAGCGCCCCGTGCGCGTGCCCGCATCGACCGCGGTCAGAATAAACAGCGCTTCAAACAAGATCGCGAAATGGTACCAAAACGCCATCAGCTCCTTGCCGCCGATGATCTGATGCAGCAGCATCGTTAGTCCCATCGCAAAGGTAGGAGCGCCGCCCGTGCGGCTCATCATCGTGGTTTCGCCGACGTTTGAAGCCAAGGCGCCGATCTGCTCGGGCGTGATACTAAATCCGATAGAGTTTATATACGCCGCGGCGCTTACCGCGTCTTTACCGAGTACCGCGATGGGCGAGTTGATAGCAAAATATTCGCCCGGGCTTAAGATGCACGCCGCTACGAGCGCCATTACGCCCACAAGGCTCTCCATAAGCATCGAGCCGTAGCCGATGAAAAGAGTATGGGTTTCGCGCTCCACCATCTTCGGCGTCGTACCGCTGGAGATCAGCGCGTGAAAGCCAGAAATCGCGCCGCACGCGATCGTGATAAATAAAAACGGAAATATCGGGCCTGCAAAAACGGGACCCGTGCCGTTGATAAATTTCGTCGTAGCGGGCATTTTAAGCTCGGGCGCGACAAAGATTATCGCAACCGCCATGCCGATGATGACGCCGAGCTTAAGGAAGGTGCTTAGATAATCGCGCGGCGCAAGCAGCAGCCACACGGGCAAAATCGCCGCGATAAAGCCGTAGCCGATCGTAAGAAGCGCGAGCGTTTCGCCCTTTAGCGAAAAAACGTCGTGCCAGTACGGATCGATTGAGACGTAATGCCCACCCCAAAGCGCAAGCATCAGCAAAACAAAGCCGATGATCGATGCCTCGCTGACCTTGCCCGGGCGCAAGAACCTCATATAAACTCCCATAAATATGGC
The nucleotide sequence above comes from uncultured Campylobacter sp.. Encoded proteins:
- the guaA gene encoding glutamine-hydrolyzing GMP synthase, which codes for MQTADILVLDFGSQYTQLIARRLREQGVYTELIAYDAPIDKIKAKNPKGLILSGGPASVYAKDAYFCDDRIFELGIPILGICYGMQLIAHKFGASVVPAGKKEYGKASLKLLRASRLFGGVEDNSTVWMSHSDKVESLPDGFEVMASSDESEWCVFGDETRKIYALQFHPEVCHSEFGDRILKNFAKEICGITSTWNMGSFAKEQMIKIKERVGSAKVLCAVSGGVDSSVVAALLAHAVPQSLIAVFVDNGLLRTGERKAVEEMFRLKLGVSLDVIDASELFLSRLKGVVDPEQKRKIIGATFIEVFSKEAAKHKNVKFLAQGTLYTDIIESSVAGSSKTIKSHHNVGGLPKDMKFELIEPLREIFKDEVRQLGLELGLSREVVFRHPFPGPGLAIRIMGEVNTPSLELLRKADVILRDELKSSGWYNKTWQAFCVLLNVHSVGVMGDNRTYENAVCIRVVDASDGMTASFSRLPYDLLENVSRRIINEVDGINRVVYDISSKPPATIEWE
- a CDS encoding DUF262 domain-containing protein, with protein sequence MNNTKNRYSEVNLLEKIDSTDIDLEMETESEVDLNEDDKRKLYVDKVDKSTSDLFRMIVEGELNLQPDYQRRFVWDKRTMSKFIESLLLSIPIPTIFLAENGDDTFEVIDGQQRLTTIFSFMKSKLVVNEIEKLPTNLRDLDILVLNGLETLKQFNKKNYYDMVEMQRKFNNVSLPVVIIKKDSTEDIKYDIFSRINSGSIKLNNQELLNVMYRGKLIDSLNTASQEKSVDKLFGSRPVLKKRFGYHEILLRAKVMEGFVDGFDWTLKEIKVENKNYLNKEYRTYNGRLNTAILEYLKEYRNDMKEALNLTNFIKDSINKVNTVFGNDAFIRINKIGSTSINKTIAELQLVVLSKFSMDEVVKNKSKIKKSFEDFLKDSDENIFLRATNNTTNVEKRYEWGKNLSSILNEA
- the kcuS gene encoding KCU-star family selenoprotein, which encodes MKKFKFNPLAAPKAVARFLARADAAFAPLIGLGDYEGYLRHFRSAHPDEIPLSRAEFFRAMQDSKAKNVKC
- a CDS encoding carbon starvation CstA family protein, with protein sequence MKFWQKILWAAVAVIGAWCFGVLALNKGESISAVWLVVASACIYLIGYTFYGRFIAYRVFELDDRRATPAVIRNDGRDYVPTNKYVLFGHHFAAIAGAGPLVGPVVAAQMGYLPGTIWLLVGVVLAGAVHDFIVLVLSTRRGGKSLGEMIKDEMGKLTGGIAMIGIFFIMLIIVAILAMVVVKALANSPWGLFTIAMTIPIAIFMGVYMRFLRPGKVSEASIIGFVLLMLALWGGHYVSIDPYWHDVFSLKGETLALLTIGYGFIAAILPVWLLLAPRDYLSTFLKLGVIIGMAVAIIFVAPELKMPATTKFINGTGPVFAGPIFPFLFITIACGAISGFHALISSGTTPKMVERETHTLFIGYGSMLMESLVGVMALVAACILSPGEYFAINSPIAVLGKDAVSAAAYINSIGFSITPEQIGALASNVGETTMMSRTGGAPTFAMGLTMLLHQIIGGKELMAFWYHFAILFEALFILTAVDAGTRTGRFMVQEILGNVYKPFSDTKNFLYGIIATVICVAGWGYLLYSGVTDPMGGIYTLWPLFGASNQMLAGIALLLATVVLFKMGKQKYAFVTIAPAIWVLITTLYAAILKLMPANGERVHDAVSHVAIAQNTAAKFASLSDPAAIEKAQAIIRNNVIDAALCALFVVVTIIVIAQTIRMCLKISKGGASEGYFKLAESEYVDRGVYEKV